Proteins encoded within one genomic window of Candidatus Brevundimonas colombiensis:
- the kdpC gene encoding K(+)-transporting ATPase subunit C → MVNQLRPALVMTALFTLLLGLAYPLAVTGVAQLAFPDQANGSLVRDAGGRVVGSALVGQPFVGATYLHPRPSAAGKSYDASASSGSNLGPLNPDLAARVAESARAIRAEDGPGAIPPDAVTTSGSGLDPDISPAYARLQAARIARARGVSVQQVHSIIDAHIEGAFLGFIGQPHVNVLMTNRALDARFGAEG, encoded by the coding sequence ATGGTCAATCAACTTCGCCCGGCCCTCGTCATGACGGCCCTGTTCACGCTCCTGCTGGGGCTGGCCTATCCGCTGGCCGTCACCGGCGTGGCCCAACTGGCCTTTCCCGATCAGGCGAACGGCAGTCTGGTGCGCGACGCCGGCGGCCGGGTCGTCGGCTCGGCCCTGGTCGGTCAGCCGTTCGTGGGGGCGACCTATCTGCATCCGCGCCCCTCGGCGGCGGGCAAGAGCTATGACGCCTCCGCCTCGTCCGGTTCCAATCTGGGGCCGTTGAACCCTGACCTGGCCGCGCGCGTGGCCGAAAGCGCCAGGGCGATCCGCGCCGAGGATGGTCCGGGCGCCATCCCCCCCGATGCGGTGACGACCTCGGGGTCGGGCCTCGACCCGGACATCTCTCCGGCCTACGCTCGGCTTCAGGCCGCGCGGATCGCCCGCGCCAGAGGCGTCTCCGTGCAGCAGGTTCACAGCATCATCGACGCCCATATCGAGGGGGCCTTCCTCGGTTTCATCGGTCAGCCGCACGTCAATGTCCTGATGACCAACCGCGCACTGGACGCCCGCTTCGGGGCGGAGGGCTGA
- a CDS encoding TorF family putative porin: protein MRKPLSKASGRNDAWFAAACILGLAGLGLCSEAKAQTVSAPTVSVNVAVSSDYVFRGVSQTREKPAVSAGVDLTRNGVYAGGWASNVDFGDKTDAEVDLYAGYRPEVAGYALDFGVVGYLYPGQPNGADYDYVELKAAASRAIGPATVGAAVYYSPDFFGAAEDQATYAEVNGAVRPADKWTVSGAVGRQWVSSDLDYMTWNLGAAYQLTDNLAVDLRYHDTDQHDFGDGYGARAAATLKATF from the coding sequence ATGCGTAAACCCCTCTCCAAGGCCTCGGGCCGCAATGACGCCTGGTTCGCCGCAGCCTGTATTCTCGGTCTCGCCGGCCTGGGCCTGTGCAGCGAAGCCAAGGCCCAGACCGTGTCGGCCCCAACAGTTTCGGTTAATGTCGCCGTCTCCTCCGACTACGTCTTTCGCGGCGTCAGCCAGACCCGGGAAAAGCCGGCCGTTTCCGCCGGCGTCGATCTGACGCGAAACGGCGTCTACGCTGGCGGCTGGGCGTCCAACGTCGATTTCGGCGACAAGACGGACGCCGAGGTCGATCTCTACGCCGGCTATCGCCCCGAGGTCGCAGGCTATGCGCTGGACTTCGGCGTGGTCGGCTATCTCTACCCCGGCCAGCCGAATGGCGCGGACTATGATTATGTCGAGCTGAAAGCCGCCGCCTCGCGCGCCATCGGCCCAGCCACCGTGGGCGCCGCCGTCTATTACTCGCCCGACTTCTTCGGCGCGGCCGAGGATCAGGCGACCTATGCAGAGGTCAACGGCGCCGTCCGCCCCGCCGACAAATGGACCGTTTCCGGCGCTGTCGGGCGTCAGTGGGTGTCATCGGACCTGGACTATATGACCTGGAACCTGGGCGCGGCCTATCAGCTGACCGACAATCTGGCGGTCGATCTCCGCTATCACGACACCGACCAACACGATTTCGGCGACGGTTACGGCGCGCGCGCCGCAGCCACGCTGAAGGCGACTTTCTGA
- the kdpB gene encoding potassium-transporting ATPase subunit KdpB, which produces MTQITLDPGEGGRSSPLAGGLSGQMIGRAVGDAVVKLNPVKLIRNPVIFTTWIVALLSTISAAAAAALAGGQSAGFAVQLALWLWATVLFANIAESIAEGRGKAAADSLRATRVTTKAKLIVDPATGTVVPTNASELEVGSIILVEAGDVIASDGEIIEGVASVNEAAITGESAPVIRESGGDRSAVTGGTTVVSDWIKVRITAKPGSTFLDRMIAMVEGADRRKTPNELALAVLLAGLTLIFLIAVVTLVGLGAYSGVDLDPMVLGALFITLIPTTIGGLLSAVGIAGMDRLLKVNVLATSGRAVEAAGDVDTLLLDKTGTITFGNRMATEVIPVPGVRPEAALAAAVMASLADETPEGRSIVELGRNAGLSVDQPAGAIAIPFTAVTRQSGLDVGEDSWRKGAVDAVLKDLGLTDSSAPVEFRQAVDRIARSGGTPLAITQNGLLVGVIHLKDVVKPGVKARFADLRRMGLRTVMITGDNPVTAAAIASEAGVDDYLAEATPEDKMRLIKAEQAKGRLVAMCGDGANDAPALAQADVGVAMQTGAQAAREAGNMVDLDSDPTKVIEIVEVGKQLLITRGALTTFSVANDVAKYFAIIPAMFVVALPSLGALNVMRLHSPQSAILSAVIFNALVIVALIPLALKGVKYRAIGAGALLGRNLLIYGLGGLIAPFVGIKLIDLLISALGLA; this is translated from the coding sequence ATGACACAAATCACTCTAGACCCTGGCGAGGGCGGCCGTTCATCCCCCCTCGCGGGCGGGCTCTCGGGACAGATGATCGGGCGCGCCGTAGGCGACGCGGTCGTCAAGCTGAACCCGGTCAAACTGATCAGGAACCCGGTCATCTTCACCACCTGGATCGTGGCGCTGCTGTCCACCATCTCGGCGGCGGCGGCGGCGGCGCTCGCGGGCGGACAGTCGGCGGGCTTCGCGGTGCAGCTGGCGCTGTGGCTGTGGGCCACGGTCCTGTTCGCCAACATCGCCGAAAGCATCGCCGAGGGGCGCGGCAAGGCGGCAGCCGACAGCCTGCGCGCCACCCGCGTCACCACCAAGGCCAAGCTGATCGTCGATCCGGCGACAGGAACCGTAGTCCCCACCAACGCCTCGGAGCTGGAGGTCGGGTCGATCATCCTGGTCGAGGCCGGCGATGTGATCGCCTCGGACGGGGAGATCATCGAGGGCGTGGCCTCGGTCAACGAGGCCGCCATCACCGGCGAGAGCGCCCCGGTGATCCGCGAAAGCGGCGGCGACCGTTCGGCCGTGACCGGCGGCACCACCGTCGTCTCGGACTGGATCAAGGTCCGCATCACCGCAAAGCCCGGCTCGACCTTTCTGGACCGCATGATCGCCATGGTGGAGGGGGCGGACCGCCGGAAGACGCCGAACGAACTGGCCCTGGCCGTGCTGCTGGCCGGCCTGACGCTGATCTTTCTGATCGCGGTCGTGACCCTGGTGGGGCTGGGCGCCTATTCCGGCGTCGATCTGGACCCGATGGTGCTGGGCGCCCTGTTCATCACCCTGATCCCGACCACGATCGGGGGGCTGCTGTCGGCTGTCGGCATCGCGGGCATGGATCGGTTGCTGAAGGTGAATGTGCTGGCCACCTCGGGCCGGGCGGTGGAGGCGGCCGGCGACGTCGACACCCTGCTGCTCGACAAGACCGGCACCATCACCTTCGGCAACCGCATGGCGACCGAGGTGATTCCGGTTCCCGGCGTCCGTCCCGAGGCCGCCCTGGCCGCCGCCGTCATGGCGTCCCTGGCTGACGAGACGCCCGAGGGTCGCTCCATCGTCGAACTGGGGCGCAACGCAGGCCTGTCGGTCGATCAGCCCGCTGGCGCCATCGCCATTCCCTTCACCGCCGTCACCCGTCAGTCGGGCCTGGATGTGGGGGAGGACAGCTGGCGCAAGGGCGCGGTCGACGCGGTGTTGAAGGATTTGGGGCTGACCGATAGTTCGGCCCCGGTCGAATTCCGCCAGGCCGTGGACCGGATCGCCCGCTCGGGCGGCACGCCTCTGGCCATCACCCAGAACGGCTTGCTGGTTGGCGTCATCCACCTGAAGGACGTGGTCAAACCGGGCGTGAAGGCGCGCTTCGCCGACCTGCGCCGCATGGGTCTGCGCACCGTCATGATCACGGGCGACAATCCGGTCACGGCGGCGGCCATCGCGTCGGAGGCCGGGGTCGACGATTACCTCGCCGAGGCGACGCCCGAGGACAAGATGCGCCTGATCAAGGCCGAACAGGCCAAGGGCCGTCTGGTCGCCATGTGCGGCGACGGCGCCAACGACGCGCCTGCGCTCGCTCAGGCCGACGTCGGCGTGGCCATGCAGACCGGCGCCCAGGCCGCGCGCGAGGCCGGCAATATGGTCGATCTGGACTCGGACCCCACCAAGGTCATCGAGATCGTCGAGGTCGGCAAGCAACTGCTGATCACGCGCGGCGCCCTGACCACCTTCTCGGTGGCCAACGACGTGGCGAAATATTTCGCCATCATCCCGGCGATGTTCGTGGTCGCCCTGCCTTCGCTGGGCGCGCTGAACGTGATGCGGCTGCATAGCCCGCAGAGCGCCATCCTGTCGGCGGTGATCTTCAACGCCCTGGTCATCGTGGCCCTGATCCCGCTGGCGCTGAAGGGCGTCAAATACCGGGCCATCGGCGCGGGCGCGCTTCTGGGCCGCAATCTGCTGATCTACGGCCTCGGCGGTCTGATCGCCCCCTTCGTCGGCATCAAGCTGATCGACCTGCTTATTTCCGCGCTCGGCCTGGCCTGA